One window from the genome of Amycolatopsis sp. NBC_01480 encodes:
- a CDS encoding helix-turn-helix transcriptional regulator: MDNTSDARAGSGAGQEPTEQEVVGKQLRIGRETLGLTQDDVAGVLGIPRTSVVAMEGGRRNVTALELRRLARLYRRSVQWLLGEEEAAAEVDSALYRATSELSEGDKEQVLRFAQFLATTDGPPSGTGRRQPPPSFAQGSRPGSGTPAP; encoded by the coding sequence ATGGACAACACCAGTGATGCACGGGCCGGCAGCGGCGCCGGCCAAGAGCCGACCGAGCAGGAGGTCGTCGGAAAGCAGCTGCGGATCGGGAGGGAGACCTTGGGACTGACCCAGGACGACGTCGCCGGAGTCCTCGGCATCCCCCGCACGAGCGTCGTCGCGATGGAAGGTGGCCGCCGCAACGTGACGGCTCTGGAGCTGCGGCGGCTAGCGCGGCTGTACCGCCGGAGCGTGCAGTGGCTGCTCGGCGAGGAAGAAGCAGCTGCCGAGGTCGACTCGGCGCTGTACCGTGCCACCTCGGAACTTTCCGAAGGAGACAAGGAGCAGGTGCTGCGCTTCGCGCAGTTCCTTGCCACCACGGACGGTCCCCCGTCGGGCACCGGACGCCGGCAGCCGCCGCCCTCATTCGCGCAGGGATCGCGCCCAGGCTCAGGGACGCCAGCACCATGA
- a CDS encoding ImmA/IrrE family metallo-endopeptidase, with protein sequence MMAPSPGVGRRRRALQAAASLLKELDVDEDRPVDVFAAIGRLDLWLVFQPFESLLGVMLPEGGIMLTTERPPTIQRFTAAHEIAHWVLDHNPTAFDTEVDVLGSGSLERERLAQLFGSYFMMPPSLVYGTASRYGVSSGRPPNPVEAYLMARDMGVSYEAAVRQFSNLRLIGGHVREALLNVAPLQIKSQLAHGHRPRDGRADVWPVDERAMHHSVAVTVDDEIIIGLPENRSTGFRWLDEAANSRRAIVRARPAPPPFAGPRTPPVIATGELRSRRTAADVNAALSLLPPAPRPGMDELAADSDTDELVVVFDYHQADGDDRDALQAARDRRVVAGRVPAPSAANDHPAALAAEDEAAQPPEDPAPRIGATGRRWLALQAKTEGHFTYVLRYAAPYDPAGSPAATFTVEATVEPRPAVVNRRRLLQVDLPGLDGDDPAARNEPDR encoded by the coding sequence ATGATGGCCCCGTCACCGGGAGTCGGCCGCCGGAGGCGGGCCCTGCAGGCAGCCGCGAGCCTGCTCAAAGAACTGGACGTCGACGAAGACCGCCCGGTGGACGTTTTCGCGGCGATTGGCCGGCTCGACTTGTGGCTGGTCTTCCAGCCGTTTGAGTCGTTGCTGGGGGTGATGCTGCCGGAGGGCGGGATCATGCTTACCACCGAACGGCCACCGACGATCCAGCGCTTCACTGCAGCCCACGAAATCGCCCATTGGGTACTCGACCACAACCCCACGGCGTTCGACACCGAGGTCGACGTGCTCGGATCCGGCAGCCTCGAAAGGGAACGGCTCGCACAACTGTTCGGGTCTTACTTCATGATGCCGCCGTCGCTGGTTTACGGCACTGCGAGCCGGTACGGGGTAAGTTCCGGCAGACCACCGAACCCAGTCGAGGCTTATCTGATGGCTCGTGACATGGGAGTGAGCTACGAAGCCGCCGTACGACAGTTCAGCAACCTTCGGCTCATCGGGGGCCATGTCCGGGAAGCTTTGCTGAATGTGGCCCCGCTGCAGATCAAGAGCCAGCTCGCCCACGGGCACCGGCCTCGTGACGGGCGAGCGGACGTCTGGCCGGTCGACGAACGGGCGATGCACCACAGCGTCGCCGTGACGGTTGACGACGAGATCATCATTGGGCTCCCAGAGAATCGCTCGACCGGTTTCCGCTGGCTGGACGAGGCCGCGAACTCACGCCGCGCGATCGTCCGAGCCCGTCCCGCACCACCGCCATTTGCGGGCCCGAGGACCCCACCCGTGATCGCGACGGGTGAGCTCCGCTCGCGACGAACGGCTGCCGACGTGAACGCCGCGCTGTCCTTGTTGCCGCCAGCGCCGCGGCCAGGCATGGACGAGCTGGCGGCCGACTCGGATACCGACGAACTGGTGGTCGTCTTCGACTACCACCAGGCGGATGGTGACGACCGCGACGCCCTCCAGGCCGCACGGGACCGCCGCGTCGTCGCCGGTCGCGTTCCCGCGCCGTCCGCTGCGAACGACCACCCGGCCGCCTTGGCGGCAGAAGACGAGGCGGCGCAGCCCCCGGAGGACCCAGCACCGCGGATTGGTGCCACCGGGCGACGCTGGCTTGCCCTGCAGGCGAAAACAGAAGGTCACTTCACGTACGTGCTGCGCTACGCGGCACCGTACGATCCCGCCGGCTCACCGGCCGCCACGTTCACGGTGGAGGCCACTGTCGAACCGCGACCGGCGGTCGTGAACCGCCGCCGCCTGCTACAGGTGGATCTTCCCGGCCTCGACGGCGACGATCCGGCTGCACGGAACGAGCCGGACCGGTGA
- a CDS encoding C1 family peptidase, with translation MTATSAAGHGPAARAARLAASLARPDVDLRGSLDPVVITQGARPLCVAFAVSGGHEAARSRDGSALEPRAPEAIWWACTERRQTGNAGMLLADAGAVVADLGQPTLADWPYNPCLGTGTEAPPSAAGAPPWPKAVVRGLPLAHDGVEDPLENALATGIPVVLVVEVTEQFAVPDEGGHVETPDLRVPVGGYHAVLCVGAATDPWRGRRLLIRNSWGDHWGLGGYCWLPMAYLVAFVPQAAVVEMGVR, from the coding sequence GTGACGGCGACCTCGGCGGCCGGTCACGGCCCCGCCGCACGAGCCGCGCGCCTCGCCGCGTCACTGGCGCGTCCCGACGTCGATCTTCGCGGGTCGCTGGACCCTGTCGTCATCACTCAGGGCGCACGTCCCCTCTGCGTGGCTTTCGCCGTCTCCGGTGGCCACGAAGCCGCACGGTCGCGAGACGGCTCGGCTCTCGAGCCCCGTGCTCCGGAAGCGATCTGGTGGGCCTGCACCGAGCGACGCCAGACAGGCAATGCCGGCATGCTGTTGGCCGACGCGGGCGCCGTTGTGGCCGACCTCGGGCAACCCACTCTCGCGGACTGGCCCTACAACCCCTGCTTGGGTACCGGTACCGAGGCGCCGCCGTCGGCCGCGGGCGCGCCCCCCTGGCCCAAGGCCGTCGTCCGCGGACTGCCGCTCGCGCACGACGGGGTCGAGGATCCGCTCGAGAACGCACTCGCGACGGGTATCCCGGTCGTCCTCGTCGTCGAGGTGACCGAGCAGTTCGCGGTCCCCGACGAGGGCGGTCACGTCGAGACACCCGACCTCCGTGTTCCTGTGGGCGGCTACCACGCCGTCTTGTGCGTCGGCGCGGCGACCGATCCCTGGCGCGGACGGCGGCTGCTCATCAGAAACAGCTGGGGCGATCACTGGGGCCTCGGCGGCTACTGCTGGCTGCCGATGGCCTACCTGGTCGCCTTTGTGCCGCAAGCTGCGGTGGTCGAGATGGGAGTGCGATGA
- a CDS encoding nucleoside triphosphate pyrophosphohydrolase family protein, translating into MNLADYERAVAETDILAPDDLVLPMLGLAGEVGSLVAEYKKRQRDHTGYRAFPEEVREELGDLFWYATALARRCGLSLEEILEDNVRKSQERFLRPDTPPPHSLFDELLPEHECLPRLLDVTFTETLAHDRGTKPVPVVRIHRGASGIGDPLDDNSDDDDDYRYHDVFHLAYMAVLGWSPVMRSLLRVKRSTDRDIDRVQDGGRAIAVEEGVSAYVFSAARAHSYFHTSAMVPAQIVKACRAMTSHLEVSRRSAQDWEYAILSGYRAFHSLVENHGGTVHIDLNDRSLSYRRT; encoded by the coding sequence ATGAACCTGGCCGACTACGAGCGAGCCGTTGCCGAAACCGACATCCTCGCGCCCGACGACCTGGTGCTTCCCATGCTTGGCTTGGCAGGAGAGGTCGGCAGCCTGGTAGCCGAATACAAGAAGCGCCAGCGCGACCACACCGGCTATCGGGCGTTCCCCGAAGAAGTACGCGAAGAGTTGGGGGACTTATTCTGGTACGCCACGGCGTTAGCCCGACGCTGCGGCCTTTCCCTTGAAGAGATTCTCGAAGACAACGTCCGGAAATCTCAGGAAAGGTTCCTCCGCCCGGATACACCTCCTCCGCACTCACTATTTGACGAACTCCTCCCAGAACACGAGTGCTTGCCGCGCCTGCTCGATGTGACTTTCACCGAAACGCTCGCGCACGATCGTGGCACCAAGCCGGTCCCTGTTGTGCGGATTCACCGAGGCGCCAGTGGTATCGGTGACCCTCTCGACGATAACAGTGACGATGACGATGACTACCGGTATCACGACGTGTTTCACCTCGCCTATATGGCCGTGCTCGGCTGGTCACCGGTGATGCGCAGTCTCTTGCGAGTCAAGCGCAGTACGGATCGCGATATCGACAGGGTCCAGGACGGCGGCCGTGCGATCGCCGTTGAGGAGGGCGTAAGCGCGTACGTATTTTCTGCCGCCCGCGCGCACAGTTACTTCCACACCAGCGCAATGGTCCCTGCGCAGATCGTCAAGGCTTGCCGTGCGATGACATCGCATCTTGAAGTGTCGAGGAGATCTGCTCAAGACTGGGAGTATGCAATTCTTTCCGGTTACCGAGCATTTCATAGTTTGGTTGAGAACCACGGAGGTACGGTTCATATAGACCTAAATGATCGAAGCCTGTCTTACAGGCGGACTTGA
- a CDS encoding MFS transporter has product MALLFTEFGGAVQSIAYSSVLPIAAADLHGTSLYGATLAAGSFAQILVLAIGPAPFSRLRPITLLSVATMLYVLGSALAVGAVVMPMILVGTVVRGLAGGMLAGFGLSILGGLFEDKERTRVYGLFAIMWLLPSVIGPVVNAAFTIAFGWRAALVWPAILVLIGRVLIGKQIGLVPWKRSTATRPSLTWATALLGGLVLATLATVPKGRVGIALLASGCLLSIVASMRILRIQIGRERARFGKVVLLHLLCLCYFGGAGIISLAAITGLGHGIVAGTIAVGAGLLAWSLTGFKPELADRWLWKPEVVGLVLVTLGLVIALLTQTTIGGTTALVALIGGWFVAGVGMGIAYPRYSASAMDELPSDRVFPVATAVAFSETSATAVASFVGGGTYSLTRSLALSPTIALSWSFALLIIFGILSMALYRRLWHVRIESDVDHC; this is encoded by the coding sequence ATGGCTCTCCTTTTTACCGAGTTCGGCGGGGCTGTTCAGAGCATCGCTTACTCATCGGTGCTTCCGATCGCCGCAGCGGACTTGCATGGCACGAGCTTGTATGGAGCCACACTCGCTGCGGGATCATTCGCTCAGATACTTGTACTGGCGATCGGCCCAGCCCCGTTTTCCAGACTTCGACCTATTACTCTTTTGAGTGTGGCGACCATGCTCTACGTTCTTGGTTCTGCCTTGGCAGTCGGAGCCGTTGTGATGCCGATGATTCTCGTCGGAACCGTTGTTCGCGGCCTCGCCGGAGGTATGCTCGCCGGGTTCGGACTATCTATCCTTGGTGGATTGTTTGAGGACAAAGAGCGCACCCGCGTCTACGGCCTGTTCGCGATAATGTGGCTCTTGCCCTCAGTGATCGGACCGGTTGTCAACGCGGCGTTCACTATCGCATTTGGCTGGCGAGCCGCCCTGGTCTGGCCGGCGATATTGGTTCTTATCGGTCGTGTTCTCATTGGGAAGCAGATCGGTCTGGTTCCATGGAAGCGCAGCACGGCGACGCGTCCATCGCTCACCTGGGCTACCGCCTTGTTGGGTGGACTTGTCCTGGCAACTCTCGCTACCGTGCCTAAAGGCCGTGTTGGTATCGCCTTGTTGGCGAGCGGCTGCCTCCTTTCCATAGTCGCGAGCATGCGGATCCTTCGCATCCAAATTGGACGAGAACGGGCGCGCTTCGGCAAAGTCGTACTGCTACACCTTCTCTGTCTGTGCTATTTCGGAGGCGCCGGCATCATCTCACTCGCCGCGATCACTGGGCTCGGTCACGGCATAGTGGCCGGAACCATCGCCGTCGGAGCTGGTCTGCTCGCGTGGTCGCTTACCGGGTTCAAGCCCGAGCTCGCGGATCGATGGCTTTGGAAGCCCGAAGTTGTTGGTCTAGTACTCGTTACTCTCGGCCTGGTTATTGCGTTGCTTACGCAAACAACCATAGGTGGCACCACGGCACTGGTCGCCCTGATCGGCGGCTGGTTCGTCGCGGGGGTGGGGATGGGGATCGCATATCCCAGGTACTCGGCTTCCGCCATGGACGAGTTGCCCTCCGACAGGGTGTTCCCAGTGGCCACTGCAGTCGCGTTCTCGGAGACGTCTGCCACCGCAGTCGCCAGCTTCGTCGGCGGCGGGACCTACTCCCTCACCCGGTCGCTCGCGTTATCGCCGACCATCGCCCTGAGCTGGTCCTTTGCACTCCTCATCATCTTTGGCATCTTGTCGATGGCCCTGTACAGGAGGCTCTGGCATGTACGGATCGAATCGGATGTTGATCATTGCTGA